In one window of Solanum pennellii chromosome 2, SPENNV200 DNA:
- the LOC107011845 gene encoding tobamovirus multiplication protein 1, which yields MARLPLGSSPIDIAGPVTNWWDHVNESVQWQDGIFYSLCASYALVSAVALIQLIRIDLRVPEYGWTTQKVFHLMNFVVNGVRAIVFGFHKHVFLLHYKVLTLAILDLPGLLFFSTFTLLVLFWAEIYHQARSLPTDKLRISYIAINGAIYFIQACIWVYLWINDNSTVEFIGKIFMAVVSVIAALGFLLYGGRLFLMLRRFPIESKGRRKKLHEVGSVTAICFTCFLIRCFVVVLSAFDSDASLDVLDHPVLNLIYYLLVEILPSALVLYILRKLPPKRVSAQYHPIS from the exons ATGGCTAGGTTGCCACTTGGGTCGTCGCCGATTGACATCGCCGGTCCGGTGACCAACTGGTGGGACCACGTCAACGAATCCGTTCAGTGGCAAGATGGGATTTTCTACTCCCTTTGTGCTTCCTATGCTCTTGTTTCAGCAGTTGCTCTA ATTCAATTAATACGAATTGATTTGAGGGTACCCGAGTATGGCTGGACAACACAAAAGGTGTTCCATCTGATGAACTTTGTTGTAAATGGAG TTCGTGCAATTGTCTTTGGATTTCACAAACATGTTTTTCTGCTCCATTATAAG GTGCTGACTCTGGCAATATTGGACCTACCAGGGctccttttcttttcaacattcACACTCCTTGTTCTATTTTGGGCTGAGATATATCACCAG GCTAGGAGTTTACCAACAGATAAGCTCAGGATTTCTTATATTGCAATTAATGGTGCCATATACTTCATTCAG GCCTGTATCTGGGTTTACCTCTGGATCAATGATAATAGCACAGTGGAATTCATTGGGAAGATATTTATGGCAG TTGTATCAGTTATTGCAGCCTTGGGCTTTCTGCTATATGGTGGAAG GTTATTTCTCATGCTGCGGCGCTTTCCTATTGAATCTAAAGGGAGGAGAAAGAAGCTTCATGAG GTTGGATCAGTGACTGCCATATGTTTCACCTGTTTCCTCATTAGATGCTTTGTG GTTGTGTTATCTGCTTTTGATTCTGACGCATCTCTTGACGTCTTGGACCATCCTGTTTTGAATCTGATATACTACCTG CTAGTAGAAATTCTTCCTTCAGCTCTTGTGCTCTACATCCTGCGAAAGTTGCCTCCAAAAAGAGTGTCTGCACAATACCACCCAATCAGTTAG
- the LOC107008651 gene encoding derlin-2.2: MAQAVEEWYKQMPIITRSYLTAAILTTIGCSLEIISPYNLYLNPKLVVKQYQVWRLVTNFLYFRKMDLDFLFHMFFLARYCKLLEENSFRGRTADFFYMLLFGATVLTGIVLVGGMIPYVSESFARIIFLSNSLTFMMVYVWSKQNPFIHMSFLGLFTFTAAYLPWVLLGFSVLVGASAWVDLLGMIAGHAYYFLEDVYPRMTGRRPLKTPAVIKALFADEPVVVARPANVRFAAPPVDEVPPNQ, from the exons ATGGCACAAGCTGTGGAAGAATGGTACAAGCAGATGCCGATTATCACCCGTTCCTATCTCACTGCTGCAATACTCACCACAATCGGTTGTTCTCTCGAG ATTATATCTCCTTATAACTTGTACCTGAACCCCAAGTTAGTGGTGAAGCAATACCAGGTGTGGCGCCTGGTTACAAATTTTCTCTACTTTCGGAAGATGG aCTTGGACTTTCTGTTTCACATGTTTTTCCTAGCTCGGTACTGCAAGCTTCTAGAAGAGAACTCCTTCAGGGGAAGGACGGCAGATTTCTTCTACATGCTCTTGTTTGGTGCCACTGTTTTAACAGGAATTGTTCTTGTCGGGGGGATGATACCTTATGTCTCAGAGTCATTTGCAAGGATCATATTCCTGAGCAATTCATTGACTTTTATGATG GTTTATGTATGGAGCAAGCAAAATCCATTTATCCACATGAGCTTTTTGGGTCTGTTTACTTTCACCGCAGCTTACCTCCCATGG GTTCTTTTGGGCTTCTCTGTGCTAGTTGGCGCCAGTGCTTGGGTGGATCTACTG GGAATGATTGCAGGCCATGCTTATTATTTCCTAGAAGACGTCTATCCGCGAATGACTGGTCGTAGACCCCTGAAAACTCCAGCAGTTATCAAAGCATTGTTTGCTGATGAGCCAGTAGTGGTGGCTCGCCCTGCTAATGTTCGCTTCGCTGCTCCTCCTGTTGATGAAGTTCCACCAAATCAATGA